Proteins from one Phyllobacterium zundukense genomic window:
- a CDS encoding HNH endonuclease, with protein MAGSSGYSEALLGQYLELEETVPFSIIDLHQNRLYFERSMVQSDGRMNSHIIQQQVRALSNEEYTKIERLGFSKNWIAEEQLPAVTAPYGFAEDPPESVERDRILTSRAFRDRVFSQLVVRAYNMKCAMTGISLQAPDGSFEMECAHIKPVEDGGPDSLNNGIPLFQSIHWMFDNGLISIGPDYQILKSSHYLEPKIDGLLNKSGKITLPKNSSHFPHPEFLRYHREHIFLP; from the coding sequence TTGGCGGGTAGTTCCGGATATTCCGAAGCATTGCTCGGGCAATATCTGGAACTTGAAGAGACGGTACCATTCAGCATTATCGATCTGCACCAGAACAGGCTCTACTTCGAGAGGAGTATGGTCCAGTCCGATGGCCGGATGAATTCACACATCATACAGCAGCAAGTTCGCGCCCTCTCCAACGAAGAATACACCAAAATCGAAAGGCTTGGGTTCAGTAAGAACTGGATCGCAGAAGAGCAGCTGCCAGCGGTGACGGCGCCATACGGTTTTGCTGAAGACCCGCCGGAATCTGTCGAGCGCGACCGCATACTGACATCCAGAGCTTTCCGCGATCGGGTTTTTAGTCAACTCGTAGTGAGAGCCTACAATATGAAATGTGCAATGACCGGCATATCATTGCAAGCTCCCGATGGAAGCTTTGAAATGGAATGCGCTCATATCAAGCCAGTAGAAGATGGCGGTCCCGACTCTCTCAACAATGGGATACCCTTGTTTCAATCGATCCATTGGATGTTCGACAACGGTCTGATCTCCATCGGTCCAGATTATCAGATCCTGAAATCGTCTCACTATCTTGAACCCAAGATTGACGGTCTTCTCAACAAATCAGGAAAGATTACGCTTCCAAAAAATAGCAGCCATTTCCCCCATCCGGAATTTCTGCGCTACCATCGCGAGCATATATTCCTCCCGTAA
- a CDS encoding SemiSWEET family sugar transporter: MPIYIELVGSLAAAITTLCWIPQIIKIVRHRQTDSISLVTNVSLALGVLLWLFYGMMISSWPVMAANGITLLLILTILGLKLRYG, from the coding sequence GTGCCAATCTATATCGAGCTTGTTGGTAGCCTCGCTGCCGCGATCACAACACTGTGCTGGATCCCCCAGATCATCAAGATTGTCCGGCACCGCCAGACGGACAGCATTTCTCTCGTCACCAACGTTTCTCTCGCCCTCGGCGTTCTGCTCTGGCTGTTTTACGGAATGATGATCAGCTCCTGGCCGGTCATGGCAGCAAATGGGATAACCCTCCTGCTTATTCTCACAATTCTCGGCCTTAAGCTCCGCTACGGCTGA
- a CDS encoding mandelate racemase/muconate lactonizing enzyme family protein, translating into MKITDIKTFVVANPPPSFGGTWFLFVKLSTDSGVVGYGEAYNSTISPQVMRKVVEDVAERWLIGEDPHHIERFFRRAYSAGFTQRPDVTVMGAVSALEMACWDIIGKEADKPVYELLGGKVHERLRSYTYIYPKPELGETSAIYWDAEASAERAAEYVAQGYTAVKFDPVAPYTSFDPRQLSLEQLDLGEKFARLVRDAVGSKADLLFGTHGQMTPTSAVRLAKRLEPYDPLWLEEPVPPDMPENMGYVQQHTSIPIASGERLTTKYEFQRLLVNGAANILQMNLGRVGGILEAKKIAGMAETFHAQIAPHLYCGPIVGAANIQISTCSPNFLILECIQAFGGFHADILKKPIQWEDGYIVPSSEPGLGVELDEKVAAAHAYEGNELHLNMGRDPLIV; encoded by the coding sequence ATGAAAATCACAGATATCAAAACCTTCGTGGTTGCCAATCCGCCGCCTTCTTTCGGTGGGACATGGTTTCTCTTCGTCAAACTCAGCACCGATTCAGGTGTAGTCGGCTATGGCGAGGCTTACAATTCGACCATCAGTCCACAAGTCATGCGAAAGGTCGTCGAAGACGTGGCTGAGCGCTGGCTCATCGGCGAGGACCCGCACCATATCGAACGGTTCTTCCGCCGCGCCTATTCCGCCGGCTTTACCCAGCGCCCCGATGTAACGGTCATGGGCGCGGTGTCGGCGCTTGAAATGGCCTGCTGGGATATCATCGGCAAGGAGGCCGACAAGCCGGTCTATGAACTGCTCGGTGGCAAGGTGCATGAACGGCTGCGCAGCTACACCTACATCTATCCCAAACCGGAACTGGGGGAGACGTCGGCCATCTACTGGGATGCCGAAGCCTCTGCCGAGCGGGCGGCAGAATACGTCGCGCAAGGCTATACGGCGGTGAAGTTCGATCCGGTTGCCCCTTATACATCGTTCGATCCACGCCAACTATCGTTGGAACAGCTTGATCTTGGTGAGAAATTCGCGCGTCTGGTCCGTGACGCCGTCGGCTCCAAGGCTGATCTTTTATTCGGAACGCATGGTCAGATGACACCAACCAGCGCTGTCCGGCTGGCAAAGCGTCTGGAACCGTACGATCCCCTATGGCTGGAAGAGCCAGTACCGCCGGATATGCCGGAAAATATGGGCTATGTGCAACAGCATACGTCGATCCCGATTGCTTCCGGTGAGCGCCTGACAACGAAGTATGAGTTTCAGCGCCTGCTGGTGAACGGGGCGGCAAACATCCTGCAGATGAATCTTGGCCGCGTCGGCGGCATACTGGAAGCAAAGAAAATCGCCGGGATGGCAGAAACCTTTCACGCCCAGATCGCGCCGCACCTCTATTGCGGCCCGATCGTCGGTGCCGCCAACATTCAGATATCAACCTGCAGCCCGAACTTTCTTATTCTCGAATGCATCCAGGCTTTCGGCGGCTTCCACGCCGATATTCTGAAGAAACCGATTCAATGGGAAGACGGATATATCGTTCCGTCGTCGGAACCGGGCCTCGGCGTGGAATTGGATGAAAAAGTGGCTGCAGCCCACGCCTATGAAGGCAACGAGCTGCATCTCAACATGGGGCGCGATCCATTGATCGTATAA
- a CDS encoding acyl-CoA thioesterase: MLQIRIDRWRQQLNEQTKPIGELTLRTLAMPADANAAGDIFGGWVMAQMDLSCGIRAAERARGRVVTAAVKEMAFAKPVKIGDTLCVYTHIDRVGRTSITLKVEAWAQRYLSDLMERVTHADFVMVALDKEGNPTPVPGER; encoded by the coding sequence ATGCTGCAAATCCGCATTGATCGATGGAGACAGCAGTTGAACGAACAAACCAAACCTATCGGCGAATTGACGCTGCGTACACTGGCGATGCCGGCCGATGCGAACGCAGCAGGCGATATTTTCGGCGGCTGGGTCATGGCGCAGATGGATTTGTCCTGCGGTATCAGGGCCGCGGAACGGGCAAGGGGCAGGGTGGTGACCGCCGCGGTCAAGGAAATGGCCTTCGCAAAACCGGTCAAGATCGGCGACACATTATGCGTCTATACGCATATCGATCGCGTCGGGCGCACTTCGATCACGTTGAAGGTCGAAGCTTGGGCGCAACGCTACCTCTCGGATCTGATGGAACGCGTTACTCACGCCGATTTCGTAATGGTTGCCCTCGACAAGGAGGGCAACCCGACGCCAGTACCGGGCGAGCGCTAG
- a CDS encoding VOC family protein: protein MAFMDRYPIIVTPRKEACRDFWIRHLGFVSGFDSTWFCLLLAEDQSASIAFMAPDHPSAPPGSESFSGTGMCFELQVEDARATFEKVSATGLNIEYPLTDEPFGQRRFGFHDPSGLWIDVVEQIESEAGFWDKYMIGG, encoded by the coding sequence ATGGCTTTCATGGACCGCTATCCGATTATAGTCACCCCGCGAAAGGAAGCCTGCCGCGATTTCTGGATACGGCACCTCGGCTTCGTCAGTGGTTTCGACAGCACCTGGTTCTGCTTGCTTTTGGCGGAAGACCAGTCCGCTTCCATCGCCTTCATGGCGCCCGATCATCCCTCCGCACCACCCGGTTCCGAGAGCTTCAGCGGCACAGGCATGTGCTTTGAATTGCAGGTAGAGGATGCCAGAGCAACGTTTGAAAAGGTTAGCGCTACCGGTCTGAACATCGAATATCCGCTGACGGACGAGCCTTTCGGGCAACGCCGTTTTGGATTTCATGATCCCTCCGGCCTGTGGATCGACGTTGTCGAACAGATCGAATCAGAAGCCGGTTTCTGGGACAAATACATGATCGGCGGCTAG
- a CDS encoding low temperature requirement protein A: MAFFGAIQDYSRKRGEADSAKVDFVELFFDLVFVFAITQISHLLLHDLSLKGLVESALLLLAIWWVWVYTMWCTNWLDPATPPVRAMLFVLMLAGLVLSTSIPTAFGARGLVFASAFVFMQLGRSVFMVWVLRHHNQANYRNYLRITIWLAVSGSFWIAGGFAEPEYRLVFWAIALGIEVVGPALGFWTFGLGASSTGEWDVDGEYMAERAALFVIIALGESILVSGATFADQEWNFISFSAFLTTFVASVAMWLVYFNVGQSAGHHKIAATDDPGRIARMAYTYVHILLVAGIIVVAVSDELVLAHPTGHSSAATIWTSIGGTALYLAGNLLFKFYIAGRPPLSHMIGLGLCAILAFFAAGLSPLVLGALTTGILIIVTIWEYFGQVEADNPVEH, from the coding sequence GTGGCTTTTTTCGGAGCAATTCAAGACTACTCCCGCAAGCGCGGTGAAGCGGACAGCGCGAAAGTCGACTTCGTCGAACTCTTTTTCGACCTCGTATTCGTCTTCGCCATCACACAGATATCGCACTTGCTGCTGCATGATCTCAGCCTCAAGGGGCTCGTCGAAAGCGCGCTGCTCCTTTTGGCAATCTGGTGGGTCTGGGTCTACACGATGTGGTGCACCAACTGGCTCGATCCGGCGACCCCGCCGGTGCGCGCAATGTTGTTCGTGCTGATGCTGGCCGGGCTTGTACTTTCGACGTCGATCCCCACTGCCTTCGGAGCGCGCGGATTGGTCTTCGCCAGCGCTTTCGTCTTCATGCAGCTCGGCCGGTCGGTTTTCATGGTGTGGGTGCTCCGACACCACAATCAGGCCAATTACCGCAATTACCTGCGGATCACGATCTGGCTCGCCGTGTCGGGCTCATTCTGGATTGCCGGTGGTTTCGCCGAACCGGAATACCGGCTTGTCTTTTGGGCAATAGCCCTGGGAATAGAAGTGGTGGGACCAGCCCTTGGTTTCTGGACGTTCGGCCTTGGGGCCTCTTCGACAGGAGAGTGGGATGTCGATGGTGAGTACATGGCGGAGCGCGCCGCGCTGTTTGTCATTATCGCACTTGGAGAGTCGATCCTCGTTTCGGGCGCCACGTTCGCCGATCAGGAATGGAATTTCATCTCCTTTTCGGCATTTCTGACGACGTTCGTTGCATCTGTTGCCATGTGGCTGGTCTATTTCAACGTCGGGCAATCGGCCGGCCATCACAAGATTGCGGCGACAGACGATCCCGGCAGGATCGCTCGCATGGCCTATACCTATGTTCACATTCTGCTTGTAGCCGGCATCATCGTCGTTGCCGTATCTGATGAGCTTGTCCTCGCGCATCCGACGGGTCATTCCAGCGCCGCGACGATCTGGACGTCAATTGGTGGTACGGCGCTTTATCTCGCCGGGAATCTGCTGTTCAAGTTCTATATCGCCGGAAGACCGCCACTTTCTCATATGATTGGTCTGGGATTGTGCGCGATACTTGCTTTCTTTGCTGCCGGCCTTTCGCCATTGGTGCTCGGCGCCCTCACAACCGGCATTCTGATCATCGTCACGATCTGGGAGTATTTTGGCCAGGTGGAGGCCGACAACCCTGTTGAGCACTAG
- a CDS encoding extensin family protein: MSIALSSAARFRAVCSKHLSIMLVLFTSTALSSCGMGDVRRPMADVGSNDTSVASQSLASEESTQVTAEEIQQQSTPQSDDIAAQQPEVLSVPDAEPQPDRIIVPETPQVAEPKPYSLPESEPASDDAESYGYAAGIRDPIARGESAFAMSGSEIACRTQLKQLGVVFQEREPINDGGVCKIDHPLTVSGFSSGRIRLKPSATLNCQMTLAFARWVKGDLAPSTRLRYLSGIHTIHQASSYSCRTMSSQRGRSMSEHSKGNALDISKITLNNGKDIQVQKPGWFSFRQRGLLNTVRSDACDYFSTVLGPGYDRFHRTHFHFDLMQRRSGRRACR; this comes from the coding sequence ATGAGTATTGCGTTGTCGTCCGCCGCGCGTTTTAGAGCGGTTTGCTCTAAGCACCTTTCGATCATGCTTGTCCTTTTCACGTCGACAGCGCTGAGCAGTTGCGGCATGGGCGATGTTCGGCGACCCATGGCGGATGTTGGTAGCAACGACACGTCCGTTGCCAGCCAATCCCTTGCAAGTGAAGAAAGCACGCAGGTCACCGCCGAGGAAATCCAGCAACAATCCACACCACAGTCGGACGATATCGCCGCGCAGCAGCCCGAAGTCCTTTCCGTACCGGACGCCGAACCGCAACCGGACAGAATTATCGTGCCGGAGACCCCGCAAGTCGCAGAGCCGAAGCCCTACTCGCTGCCGGAATCCGAACCGGCCTCCGATGATGCCGAAAGCTACGGTTATGCGGCCGGAATCAGAGACCCCATTGCGCGCGGAGAAAGTGCCTTTGCCATGTCGGGGAGCGAGATTGCCTGTCGTACCCAGCTTAAACAACTTGGCGTTGTGTTTCAGGAACGCGAACCCATCAATGATGGAGGCGTCTGCAAGATCGACCACCCGCTGACCGTCAGTGGATTTTCCAGTGGACGCATCAGGCTCAAGCCGAGTGCCACGCTGAATTGCCAGATGACCCTTGCTTTCGCACGTTGGGTCAAAGGCGATCTCGCACCCTCGACGCGCCTGCGCTATCTTTCCGGCATCCACACGATTCATCAGGCATCAAGCTATTCCTGCCGCACCATGAGCAGCCAGCGCGGGAGAAGCATGTCGGAACATTCCAAGGGTAACGCTCTCGACATTTCGAAAATCACGCTCAACAATGGCAAGGATATCCAGGTGCAAAAGCCCGGCTGGTTCTCGTTCCGCCAGCGCGGGCTGCTGAACACAGTACGTTCCGACGCCTGCGATTACTTCTCGACGGTTCTTGGACCCGGCTATGACCGGTTCCATCGCACACATTTCCATTTCGATCTGATGCAACGCCGGAGCGGACGCCGCGCCTGCCGCTAG
- a CDS encoding DMT family protein, whose protein sequence is MTSLFSPYLMPIFLLAASNVFMTFAWYGHLKYPMAPLPLVVFISWGIALMEYWLAIPANRIGHTVYTTAELKTMQEVITLVVFALFSVFYLKESFTWQHAAGFALIAGGATLIFKA, encoded by the coding sequence ATGACATCTCTGTTTTCACCCTACCTCATGCCAATATTCCTGCTTGCGGCGTCGAATGTGTTCATGACTTTTGCCTGGTACGGCCATTTGAAATATCCGATGGCGCCGCTTCCGCTGGTGGTCTTCATCAGCTGGGGTATTGCGCTTATGGAATATTGGCTGGCCATTCCCGCCAACCGCATCGGTCACACCGTCTATACGACGGCCGAACTGAAAACGATGCAGGAAGTCATCACGCTCGTTGTGTTCGCCCTGTTTTCGGTTTTCTACCTGAAAGAATCCTTCACCTGGCAGCACGCAGCAGGTTTTGCGTTGATAGCCGGCGGCGCAACGCTGATCTTCAAGGCTTAA
- a CDS encoding DMT family transporter → MTHGRANILLLFAGAIWGLGFVAQSSAMGSVGPFMFVALRFLLATLTIAPFAIREARNTPAKLKRSDYYGFFFIGVLLFSGAALQQVGILTTSVTNSGFLTGLYVVMVPFLAVLLFWQWPHPVVWPCALTALAGIYLLSGGHLDGLATGDWLTVACAAFWALQIIFINRIAIRSGRPIMLALVQFIVCGVLGLIIALGTERTELFSIVAAAPEILFAGIFSSGIAFTLQAVGQRFTTAPQAAIMLSSEALFAALFGTILLGERMSLQGVAGCALIFFAMIAVELIPALRSRAALKP, encoded by the coding sequence ATGACGCATGGACGCGCCAATATTTTGCTGCTGTTTGCCGGAGCGATCTGGGGCCTCGGCTTTGTCGCCCAGTCCAGCGCGATGGGCAGCGTTGGCCCCTTTATGTTCGTTGCACTTCGATTTCTGCTGGCTACCCTGACCATTGCACCGTTCGCAATCCGCGAGGCCAGAAATACACCGGCAAAGCTAAAACGTTCCGATTATTATGGGTTTTTCTTTATCGGCGTTCTGCTCTTTTCCGGCGCAGCACTTCAACAGGTTGGAATATTGACAACGTCTGTCACTAACTCAGGCTTCCTGACAGGACTTTATGTGGTCATGGTGCCGTTCCTCGCTGTCTTGCTTTTCTGGCAGTGGCCCCATCCTGTCGTTTGGCCCTGCGCACTCACTGCGCTCGCCGGCATCTACCTGTTGTCGGGCGGGCACCTCGACGGGTTGGCCACCGGCGACTGGTTGACCGTCGCCTGCGCTGCTTTTTGGGCGTTGCAGATCATTTTCATCAATCGCATCGCCATTAGAAGTGGCAGGCCGATCATGCTTGCACTAGTGCAGTTCATCGTATGCGGCGTGCTCGGCTTGATTATCGCGCTCGGAACGGAACGCACCGAGCTCTTCTCGATTGTTGCAGCCGCGCCCGAAATCCTCTTTGCCGGCATCTTCTCGTCCGGTATCGCTTTCACGCTGCAGGCGGTTGGACAGCGTTTCACTACGGCTCCGCAGGCAGCGATCATGCTGTCTTCCGAAGCGCTTTTTGCGGCGCTTTTCGGCACAATATTGTTGGGTGAGCGCATGTCGCTTCAGGGCGTGGCGGGCTGCGCCCTTATCTTCTTCGCAATGATCGCCGTCGAACTGATACCCGCTTTGCGCAGCAGAGCTGCCCTTAAGCCTTGA
- a CDS encoding PQQ-dependent sugar dehydrogenase yields the protein MKQGPKIASAGLFAVLISMPLTAFAKDFKTETVTLSAETIADGLDHPWGLAFLPDGALLVTERGGTIRIVEDGKASRPVANVPKVVVRGEGGLLDVALAPDFAKSGNIYFSYTEPRQNGTGTVMARARLVRNGDGAELENVSVLLSVKQSTKGSAHFGSRILVAPDGKLFVTIGDQGTMKRSQDFRDEAGSILRINADGTIPADNPFADGKKGLPQIWSKGHRNPQGLVWDPVTGSLLTVEHGAKGGDEVNQPQAGKNYGWPVITYGVDYSGAKIGKGTHAKGYEQPLFYWDPSIAPSGLAVYDGAMFPEWKGDLLAGALKSRMLVRLDRDEKGAIKGEERMLKREFGRIRDVRVASDGSIYLLTDEGDGKIIRLTRA from the coding sequence ATGAAACAAGGACCGAAAATCGCTTCAGCGGGTCTGTTTGCGGTCTTGATATCAATGCCCCTGACCGCTTTCGCCAAGGATTTCAAGACTGAAACGGTGACGCTCTCTGCCGAGACAATTGCTGATGGCCTTGACCATCCGTGGGGCCTCGCCTTCCTGCCCGATGGCGCACTCCTGGTAACTGAGCGCGGCGGTACGATACGCATCGTCGAGGACGGTAAAGCATCCAGGCCCGTTGCCAATGTTCCCAAAGTCGTGGTCAGAGGCGAAGGTGGTCTGCTCGATGTCGCGCTTGCGCCGGACTTTGCCAAGAGTGGGAATATCTATTTCAGCTACACCGAACCGCGCCAGAATGGTACCGGCACAGTCATGGCGCGCGCGCGTCTCGTTCGCAATGGCGACGGGGCCGAACTCGAAAACGTCTCGGTTCTGCTCTCGGTAAAGCAAAGCACCAAGGGATCGGCGCATTTCGGCTCGCGTATTCTTGTTGCACCCGATGGCAAGCTTTTCGTTACGATCGGTGATCAGGGCACAATGAAGCGCTCGCAAGATTTCAGGGATGAGGCCGGCTCCATACTCCGCATCAATGCGGATGGCACCATCCCGGCGGATAATCCATTCGCCGACGGCAAGAAAGGCCTGCCGCAAATCTGGTCCAAGGGCCACCGCAATCCGCAAGGGTTGGTCTGGGATCCCGTCACCGGTTCATTGTTGACAGTCGAACATGGCGCCAAAGGCGGTGATGAAGTCAATCAGCCTCAGGCGGGCAAGAATTACGGCTGGCCGGTCATAACCTATGGTGTGGACTATTCCGGCGCCAAAATCGGCAAGGGCACCCATGCGAAGGGCTATGAGCAACCGCTCTTTTACTGGGACCCTTCGATCGCTCCCTCCGGGCTCGCGGTATATGACGGAGCGATGTTCCCGGAGTGGAAAGGCGACCTTCTGGCCGGCGCCCTGAAGTCCCGGATGCTCGTGCGCCTGGACCGCGATGAGAAAGGCGCCATCAAGGGTGAAGAACGGATGCTGAAGCGTGAATTTGGACGCATCCGCGATGTGCGCGTAGCGTCTGATGGCTCGATCTACCTTCTCACCGATGAAGGCGACGGGAAAATCATACGGCTGACACGCGCATAA
- the greA gene encoding transcription elongation factor GreA — MEKVPMTQAGFDKLKEELRWRQQEERPRIIAAISEARAHGDLSENAEYHAAKEAQSHNEGRVGELEDYTARAEIIDISKLSGDKIKFGATIQLIDEDTEEKKVYQIVGDQEADPKAGRISISSPIARALIGKSEGETIEVNAPGGARSYEIIGFRFL, encoded by the coding sequence ATGGAAAAGGTCCCGATGACTCAGGCTGGATTCGACAAGCTCAAGGAGGAGCTGCGCTGGCGCCAGCAGGAAGAACGTCCACGCATTATTGCGGCAATCTCGGAAGCGCGCGCCCACGGCGACCTTTCGGAAAACGCCGAATATCATGCCGCCAAGGAAGCCCAGAGCCACAATGAAGGCCGGGTCGGCGAGCTCGAGGATTATACGGCACGCGCCGAAATCATCGATATTTCCAAGCTGTCAGGCGACAAGATCAAATTTGGCGCTACCATTCAGCTGATCGATGAGGATACCGAAGAGAAAAAGGTGTATCAGATCGTCGGCGATCAGGAAGCTGATCCCAAGGCTGGCCGTATCTCCATTTCTTCGCCCATCGCGCGCGCGCTGATCGGCAAGAGCGAAGGCGAGACGATCGAAGTCAACGCACCCGGTGGTGCCCGGTCTTACGAAATCATCGGCTTCAGGTTCCTCTAG
- a CDS encoding glycosyltransferase family 4 protein has translation MQEPLSSVEVIAPNFKRKLSGVTSTIIQLIPLQRANGLNIVTMGPGLPAELPSIGWTSIPGLWFKPRTRPFRIWHARRNNEMIAGILMRHVLRMRLKLLFTSAAQRDHQPFTKWLIRRMNAVIATSGKSGSFLKVPHTVIMHGIDTELFHPPQDDQDRFAASGLPGEFLVGCSGRIRPSKGTDLFVDAMINLLPKHPQWTAVMTGRTTAEYKGFEQALREKIAKAGLGERILFLGEVPDVRLWYRRMSLYVAPSRNEGFGLTPLEAMASQTAVVASDAGAYAEMIEPETGTVVAAGDGRALEQAIAPYLADPAMCDEAGKVAIAHVRENFPLQKEAGRIGEVYEQLFAGGPQS, from the coding sequence GTGCAGGAGCCCCTAAGCAGCGTCGAAGTGATCGCTCCGAATTTCAAGCGAAAGCTTTCCGGAGTCACTTCGACGATAATCCAACTCATCCCGCTACAGCGGGCCAATGGCCTGAACATTGTCACCATGGGCCCTGGATTGCCGGCGGAGCTGCCGAGCATCGGCTGGACATCGATCCCCGGGCTCTGGTTCAAGCCAAGGACCAGACCATTTCGCATCTGGCACGCGCGCCGCAACAATGAAATGATTGCCGGCATTCTCATGCGCCATGTCCTGCGCATGAGATTGAAGCTGTTGTTCACTTCGGCTGCGCAACGTGACCACCAGCCTTTCACCAAATGGCTGATCCGGCGAATGAACGCAGTGATCGCCACGAGCGGCAAGTCCGGAAGTTTCCTGAAGGTGCCCCACACCGTCATCATGCACGGTATCGATACCGAGCTGTTTCATCCACCACAGGACGATCAGGACAGGTTTGCAGCCTCGGGCCTCCCGGGGGAATTTCTCGTCGGCTGTTCGGGGCGCATCCGGCCTTCGAAGGGTACGGATCTCTTCGTCGATGCGATGATCAATTTGCTGCCGAAACATCCGCAATGGACGGCGGTCATGACTGGCCGCACGACTGCGGAGTACAAGGGCTTTGAACAGGCGCTGCGCGAGAAGATTGCGAAAGCCGGGCTTGGCGAGCGCATCCTGTTTCTGGGGGAGGTGCCCGATGTGCGCCTCTGGTATCGCCGGATGTCGCTTTACGTGGCGCCGTCGCGCAATGAGGGCTTCGGCCTGACGCCGCTTGAGGCGATGGCCTCGCAGACCGCGGTGGTTGCGAGTGATGCCGGGGCCTATGCCGAGATGATCGAACCGGAGACAGGAACGGTGGTTGCCGCCGGTGACGGGCGCGCGCTTGAACAAGCGATTGCGCCTTACCTCGCCGATCCAGCGATGTGTGATGAGGCGGGGAAGGTGGCAATTGCCCATGTCCGCGAGAACTTTCCGCTGCAGAAGGAGGCCGGCCGTATTGGGGAAGTCTACGAGCAGCTCTTCGCCGGTGGACCGCAGTCGTGA
- a CDS encoding glycosyltransferase family 25 protein: MTVTAFIIHLKRATKRGEHVRGLIERLPVKAEIVDAVDALEMGEGDIAAVYARSLNSPYYPFELRKSEVACFLSHRKAWAAIIDRKLDAGLIIEDDVEVDAGFAAQLQLAIDTLQPSDYIRFPRWPRGEAGAEIAREGANSIIEPELPGLGMQMQLVGRDAAIALFAATQRFDRPVDTTIQMRWLHPVRVLSARPITIREIDFDLGGSVVQGKNKTLAGRLKREILRPWYRVTLYLFNKVRR, encoded by the coding sequence GTGACTGTTACGGCTTTCATCATCCATCTGAAGCGCGCGACAAAGCGCGGCGAGCACGTTCGCGGATTGATCGAGCGCTTGCCGGTGAAGGCGGAGATCGTCGATGCGGTGGACGCGCTCGAAATGGGCGAGGGTGATATTGCCGCCGTCTATGCCCGCTCGCTGAACAGTCCGTACTATCCGTTCGAGCTGCGGAAATCCGAGGTCGCCTGTTTTCTGTCGCATCGCAAAGCTTGGGCTGCAATTATCGATCGCAAGCTCGATGCAGGTCTCATCATCGAGGACGATGTCGAGGTGGATGCCGGCTTCGCGGCACAGTTGCAACTTGCGATCGATACGCTGCAACCGTCCGACTACATCCGCTTTCCGCGCTGGCCGAGGGGTGAGGCGGGGGCTGAAATCGCTCGCGAGGGTGCCAATAGCATCATTGAGCCGGAACTGCCGGGGTTGGGGATGCAGATGCAACTCGTTGGACGCGACGCGGCTATTGCGCTTTTTGCTGCAACGCAACGATTTGACCGGCCTGTTGATACGACGATCCAGATGCGCTGGCTGCATCCCGTCCGTGTATTGTCAGCGCGGCCAATCACCATCCGCGAGATCGATTTCGATCTCGGCGGGTCGGTCGTTCAGGGCAAGAACAAGACTTTGGCCGGTCGGCTGAAGCGGGAAATCCTGCGCCCCTGGTATCGCGTCACGCTTTATCTGTTTAATAAGGTCCGCCGTTAG
- a CDS encoding Lrp/AsnC family transcriptional regulator, whose amino-acid sequence MPLKADLDAIDWKILKQLQDNGRITNVELAERVGISAPPCLRRVRKLEEAGIIQGYRAILNGAILGQDIVAFCMIRLHRQSDADLKNFAEKTKHWTLVRRAWMVSGESDFLLHCVASDLGTFQNFVIEELTSTPNVDSVRTSLTIRSVKNEPLMVL is encoded by the coding sequence ATGCCTTTGAAGGCGGATCTCGACGCGATCGACTGGAAAATCCTGAAACAATTGCAGGACAATGGCCGCATCACCAATGTGGAATTGGCGGAGCGCGTCGGCATATCGGCACCGCCCTGTCTGCGCCGCGTGCGCAAGCTCGAAGAAGCCGGCATCATCCAGGGTTATCGTGCGATCCTGAACGGCGCGATCCTCGGCCAGGATATCGTCGCATTCTGCATGATCCGTCTGCACCGCCAATCTGACGCCGACCTGAAAAACTTCGCCGAAAAAACCAAGCATTGGACACTCGTGCGCCGCGCCTGGATGGTTTCCGGCGAGTCGGACTTCCTTCTGCATTGCGTCGCGAGCGATCTCGGCACGTTCCAGAATTTCGTCATCGAAGAATTGACCTCGACGCCCAACGTCGATTCCGTTCGAACGTCCCTCACCATCCGTTCGGTCAAGAACGAACCGTTGATGGTGCTTTAA